One window of Aliarcobacter lanthieri genomic DNA carries:
- the yedE gene encoding selenium metabolism membrane protein YedE/FdhT → MEFLQSLKASLSRFWSPIPAVIALGVLSAYYFGITGTYWAVTGEFTRWGGHFLQLFGIDVSTWGYYQLMKIDGNIFTRIDGVMIIGMFAGCIAAAFWGNNVKFRLPLNSIRIWQALIGGIIAGFGARLGMGCNLASFFTGIPQFSFHAWVFTAFMIVGVYFGVKVALHPFFQSKIKMQKVSCAKPLEHNEEKVKKFFTFGTFVFIAIIIWALYLIFVANSAKLGMAMLFGASFGLIIAKAQICFTSAFRDIFTTGRSELAKAIIIGMAVATLGVFAFIMMGQPAKIFWTGPNVVIGGLLFGFGIVLAGGCECGWMYRAVEGQVHFWIVGIGNIIGATLLAFVWDDISPALATSWPKINLLESFGNYGGLIANYGLLLLFFILILVLEKRYLRKSRNR, encoded by the coding sequence ATGGAATTTTTGCAAAGTTTAAAAGCTTCACTTTCAAGATTCTGGTCACCAATTCCTGCTGTTATAGCTTTAGGAGTTTTGAGTGCATACTATTTTGGAATTACTGGAACTTATTGGGCTGTTACAGGAGAGTTTACTAGATGGGGTGGACATTTTCTACAACTATTTGGAATTGATGTTTCAACTTGGGGTTATTATCAACTTATGAAAATAGATGGAAATATATTCACAAGAATTGATGGTGTTATGATTATTGGTATGTTTGCAGGTTGTATTGCAGCTGCATTTTGGGGAAATAATGTAAAATTTAGATTACCTTTAAACAGTATAAGAATATGGCAAGCATTAATAGGTGGTATCATAGCAGGATTTGGTGCAAGACTTGGTATGGGTTGTAACTTAGCAAGTTTTTTTACTGGTATCCCTCAGTTTTCATTTCATGCTTGGGTATTTACAGCATTTATGATTGTAGGAGTATATTTTGGAGTAAAAGTTGCACTTCATCCATTTTTTCAATCAAAAATTAAAATGCAAAAAGTATCTTGTGCAAAACCACTTGAACATAATGAAGAAAAAGTTAAAAAATTCTTTACATTTGGTACTTTTGTATTTATAGCTATAATTATTTGGGCTTTATATCTAATATTTGTAGCAAATAGTGCAAAACTTGGTATGGCAATGCTATTTGGAGCTTCTTTTGGACTTATAATTGCAAAAGCTCAAATATGTTTTACATCTGCATTTAGAGATATTTTCACAACAGGAAGAAGTGAATTAGCAAAAGCAATTATTATAGGTATGGCTGTAGCAACTTTAGGTGTGTTTGCATTTATTATGATGGGGCAACCTGCAAAAATATTCTGGACTGGTCCAAATGTAGTTATAGGTGGATTACTTTTTGGATTTGGTATTGTTCTTGCTGGTGGTTGTGAATGTGGTTGGATGTATAGAGCTGTTGAAGGACAAGTACACTTTTGGATAGTGGGTATTGGTAATATCATAGGAGCTACACTTTTAGCCTTTGTTTGGGATGATATAAGTCCAGCATTAGCAACTTCTTGGCCAAAAATAAACCTACTTGAGAGTTTTGGAAACTATGGAGGATTAATAGCAAACTATGGATTGCTATTACTATTTTTTATTCTAATTTTAGTTTTAGAAAAAAGATATTTAAGAAAATCAAGAAATAGATAA
- the yedF gene encoding sulfurtransferase-like selenium metabolism protein YedF, translating to MENKEIVPDYRIDMQGEPCPYPAINTLEAMKELKDGEILEVISDCPQSINNIPADAKNHGYKLLLVDSDGPTIRYIIQK from the coding sequence ATGGAAAATAAAGAAATAGTTCCTGATTATAGAATAGATATGCAAGGTGAGCCTTGCCCATATCCAGCAATAAATACTCTTGAAGCTATGAAAGAGTTAAAAGATGGAGAAATTTTAGAAGTTATTAGTGATTGTCCACAAAGTATAAATAATATCCCAGCTGATGCTAAAAATCATGGATATAAACTACTTTTAGTTGATAGTGATGGTCCTACTATAAGATATATCATTCAAAAATAA
- a CDS encoding TonB-dependent siderophore receptor, with translation MNLSRKVVLSTTLSILLSSQLFAQNFSAGGGSLEDAIKEISKQSNMTYMVDSRILEGKKAPNIKNIEGVQNALNELLKGTDLEATIEENTIVIKKVSSVTVVNGTYILDEVSVNSGGYGSSQNGYVSKEISGVGLWDKRSLQDTPYQMSVISQDLIENSASGIPQVFKMNPTVQLNYTSVTGDSWNAIGMYIRGFSVVSNILIDGISFSDAYTSMSQDLERIEILNGLSGFLYGPGNVGGVVNYVSKRPTQERLTNLIVGSTGNQAFYAHADLGGKIDEKGKFSYRLNAFKQDGETSIKDQKVDNTLISGALDWRVTDNLILSFDASHKKSRTDKLTAAFRSNDSIGKLDPKQGYSPDWTYSDTTQDRLGFKSLWYINDNIKLRTGYLYLKKESNGLSQPWIYDNYDGTYESKNYKLFPDEVKNQGAYAYTDFDFDTFGIQHTLTVGASGSKKKIYEMNPQEFISLGNFTLEELNSKPLKPIYAGNPNNPLYLSSNQEKINFMIGDDIKFNDNWGALLGLNYVKIENKNYNKGGLKTGGYDADEITPSMSLIYKPFEDLTTYITYMESLENGLKVNCADCTNNGEVLDPYLSKQYEVGAKYSISENLLLSSALFRIEKALRYDRELPNNMKEVTQDGLEIHEGLELTTTGKITNNLTIVGGGTIMNIEVDKTANPAIKGKKPIHAASKMAKLYAEYNLPFLQGLTLTGGAYYTGKSYRNNINTDIIPSYTIYDAGLRYKTKIDKFPTTFLVNATNVTNKKYWRTSTSFGEPTNLAFSMKMEF, from the coding sequence ATGAATTTATCAAGAAAAGTTGTATTATCGACAACTTTATCTATTTTACTAAGTAGCCAGTTATTTGCTCAAAACTTTTCTGCTGGTGGAGGTTCACTAGAAGATGCGATTAAAGAGATAAGCAAACAATCAAATATGACATATATGGTTGATAGTAGAATTTTAGAAGGGAAAAAAGCACCAAATATTAAAAATATTGAAGGTGTACAAAATGCTTTAAATGAACTACTAAAAGGTACAGACCTTGAAGCAACTATAGAAGAAAATACAATAGTTATAAAAAAAGTATCTTCTGTAACCGTAGTTAATGGAACTTATATATTAGATGAGGTTTCAGTAAATAGTGGAGGATATGGAAGTTCTCAAAATGGTTATGTATCAAAAGAAATAAGTGGAGTAGGGCTTTGGGATAAAAGAAGTTTACAAGATACTCCTTATCAAATGAGTGTAATATCACAAGATTTAATAGAAAATTCTGCAAGTGGTATACCTCAGGTTTTTAAGATGAATCCAACAGTTCAATTAAATTATACTTCAGTAACAGGAGATAGTTGGAATGCTATAGGAATGTATATAAGAGGATTTTCTGTTGTAAGTAATATTCTTATTGATGGGATTTCTTTTTCTGATGCTTATACTTCTATGAGTCAAGATTTGGAAAGAATTGAAATTTTAAATGGATTATCTGGATTTCTATATGGACCAGGAAATGTTGGTGGAGTAGTAAACTATGTATCAAAAAGACCAACTCAAGAAAGACTTACAAATCTGATTGTAGGAAGTACTGGTAATCAAGCTTTTTATGCACATGCAGATTTAGGTGGAAAGATAGATGAAAAGGGTAAATTCTCTTATAGATTAAATGCTTTTAAACAAGATGGTGAAACTTCTATAAAAGATCAAAAGGTTGATAATACATTAATTAGTGGAGCTTTAGATTGGAGAGTTACTGATAATCTGATTTTATCTTTTGATGCTTCACATAAAAAAAGTAGAACAGATAAATTAACAGCAGCCTTTAGAAGTAATGATTCTATTGGAAAATTAGATCCAAAACAAGGTTATTCACCAGATTGGACTTATTCAGATACTACTCAAGATAGATTAGGATTTAAATCTTTATGGTACATAAATGATAATATAAAATTAAGAACAGGATATTTATATCTTAAAAAAGAGAGTAATGGTTTATCACAACCTTGGATATATGATAATTATGATGGAACATATGAATCAAAAAATTATAAATTATTTCCAGATGAAGTTAAAAATCAAGGTGCTTATGCTTATACAGATTTTGATTTTGATACTTTTGGTATCCAACATACTTTAACTGTTGGTGCTTCTGGAAGTAAGAAAAAAATTTATGAAATGAATCCTCAAGAATTTATAAGTTTAGGAAATTTTACTTTAGAGGAATTAAATAGTAAACCACTAAAGCCAATTTATGCTGGGAATCCTAATAATCCATTATATTTATCAAGTAATCAAGAAAAAATTAATTTTATGATAGGTGATGATATTAAATTTAATGATAATTGGGGAGCATTACTTGGACTTAATTATGTAAAAATAGAAAACAAAAATTATAATAAAGGTGGCTTAAAAACAGGAGGTTATGATGCTGATGAAATAACTCCTAGTATGTCTTTAATCTATAAACCTTTTGAAGATTTAACAACTTATATAACATATATGGAATCTTTAGAAAATGGATTAAAAGTGAATTGTGCAGATTGTACTAATAATGGAGAAGTCTTAGATCCATATCTAAGTAAACAGTATGAAGTTGGAGCAAAATATTCTATATCAGAAAATTTACTTTTAAGTTCAGCATTATTTAGAATAGAAAAAGCACTTAGATATGATAGAGAACTTCCAAATAATATGAAAGAAGTAACACAAGATGGTTTAGAAATTCATGAGGGGTTAGAGCTAACAACAACTGGAAAAATAACTAATAACTTAACAATTGTTGGTGGTGGAACAATTATGAATATAGAAGTAGATAAAACTGCAAATCCAGCTATAAAAGGTAAAAAGCCAATTCATGCCGCTTCAAAAATGGCAAAACTATATGCAGAATATAATCTACCATTTTTACAAGGTCTAACTTTAACTGGAGGAGCTTATTATACAGGAAAGTCTTATAGAAATAATATAAATACAGATATTATTCCTTCTTATACAATTTATGATGCAGGACTTAGATATAAAACAAAGATTGATAAATTTCCAACAACTTTCTTAGTTAATGCAACAAATGTAACAAATAAAAAATATTGGAGAACTTCTACATCTTTTGGAGAGCCAACAAATCTAGCATTTTCTATGAAAATGGAGTTTTAA